The DNA sequence TAGTAAGTTAAGTGCATCATCCTGCTCACTTGGCGGAAACGAAAGGGTCACCTGTAGGTCATCAGCATAGCAGATGTGACCGAGACCAGTAGACAAAATTACCTCAGCCAGAGGACGGGTATATATGCAAAACAATAGGGGGCCAAAAACAGAACCCTGAGGCACACCATATAAAAGAGGGAATGGGGCAGACTTAACATTGCCAGCACATACATACTGGTTACGTCCAAAAAGATAGCTTTTAAACCATTTTAGAGGTGTGCCATGAATACCAAAGTAATTCTCTAATCGTGTAAGTAAAATGCTTTGGTCAACAGTATCAAAGGCAGCAGAGAGATCCAGGAGTAAGAGAGCAGTAACATTACCCTTAGCTGCCTCCAGTAGGACATCATTTATCAGGCGACAAAGAGCAACTTCAGTAGAGTAATTTGGACGATAGGCAGATTGGCGAGGGTCTGCAAGATCGTTAGCATAAATGTAAGAAGATAGCTGCAGTGATACGATCTTCTCAATTATCTTGCTTAGGGTAGGCAGGCTAGAAATAGGTCTATAATTATTGAGAGTTGGATCGAGGGAGACTTTTTTAAGGACGGGAGTGATAGTACCAGTCTTGAGAGAGTTGCAGAGGTCGCCCGTACTTAATGATAGATTAATAAAATTTGTAATAAAAGGTGCTAGCTCAGTCACACATAGCTTTAGTAAAGAGATTGGTATAGGGTCTAAGGTGTACGACTTATTAGGGAGCCCCTTGATAATGTTACAAACAGTAAGTTCAGACACAGGTTTAAATTGAAACAGAGAGGTGCAGTGACGCTGAGGATCGCAATGAAGAGCACAGTTATAGCTATCCACTTCCTCACGAATGTTTTGCACTTTGTCATGAAAGAAATTGGCGAAATCATCTACGATTTGTTGAGTACTACTGTGTTCTGGAAGTATTCGTGTTTTACCAATCCCAGCGATGCTGTTGTAAATCTTAAACAACTCTCTGCTATCACGTTGACAAGCAGTTATCTTGTGTTTAAAGTAAGAAGCTCAGCATCTCTTTAACTGGACATTATATTTATTACGACAAGCTTTAAAAGCTATGTAATGATCAGGGCGTCTGTTTTGTCACCCACCGCCTCTCGTGAGCTCTCTTCACACGTTTAGCTACGGTGATATCATTGTTAAGCCAAGGATGACTAGGCCTAACATAAACGCTACGCGTACTCAGAGGGGCATGAATATCCAATAGTTTTCTTAAAACAGAGTTATATTGGTCGACCATGCTCTCAACAGTATTGTTAACCGACATTTCATGACAAAGCGGGGACGAAACTATGTCCAGACGGAATTGCGCGACATCAGTGTCAGAGATCCGCCGAAAAGTCACCATTTTTCGTGGTGCGGAGGGCTTTATTAAAGAAAGTGAACAATGTACAGCACAATGGTCAGAAATGAACTCACCAGGAAATACTTTGTTAACTGCGACAGAATCCTTGAGACGAGAGATAACGAGATCAAGAGTATGACCCAAACTGTGAGTAGCAAAGTTAACATGTTGTATAAGGGATGAAGACGAAAGGATATCAGTAAAGCGGAgacaccactcccaccacaatGATCAACATGTATATTAAAATCAccgataataaaaatagaatgtTGGACATTTAAGAGAATCAGAAAAATCTTCAAAATCTAAAAGAAATTGCGAAAGAGGCTCTGGACGTTGTGGTCTATAAATAGTTGTAAGAGAAAGTGTTGTGCCAGAAATGACTAGATTTAGATATAAAACCTCAAAACTACGGTAGTGACGCACCCAACCAACTTTGTGACTAACTGTAGAGCGTAGTACAACCACCAGACCACCCCCACGATGCTGACTACAGCGATCCTTCCTTAGGGCAACATAACCCACCGGAACAAGATCAACAAGTTCCTGAGTATCATTATCAAGAAGCCAAGTCTCAGTTATACAAAATATATCCAAGTCATTGTCTAGAATATAATGATATAAAGTGTTGCACTTATTGCGTAGTGACTGCATTAATAAAGCCAATATTTAATCGCTTGCCTAAACAAGAGGCGACTACTGAGCGTTCCCTAAAGATCGATGATTTTGTCTGGGATAGTTTACAAAGGGTTTGATAAGCGTACCAACCATCCATCTGGATCCATCTAACACTGTGTCTTTGCTATCCACCgggacaacaataacaaaggatGAATACGTGTCAAATTTAGACTTGAGTTTCGTACAGCTAGTGgggacaacaccaacaacatccTTCACATAATCAGATAGTTCAACTTCTGTAGTGGAATCGTCAAGTCTTCTCACAAATATTTTTGTAGTAGATTGTACAACACGCAGTCGACCAACATGTTGTTAAGCTGTCTCTGCAGTGCCCGTTCCATTCACCACCTGTCGCCTTCGCCTGGACACTACAGTGGACCATGTAATACTGCTGTCACCACTCTCACCCACACCTCCCATACTACCATCCCcgtcagtagtagtagatgtagtaagggtagaagtagtagtagtagttgtagtaagagtagtagtcatagtagtgacagtagcaactgtggtagtagtagtgttattatcatGAGAAGACATGGTGCAAGAATAAAGCTTACCACAGCGtagcaacataaaaaataaaataaataaaaacagcaataaagtaaGGTGTTATAGTTACACTGAAGCAAAATGGAAGTAACTACGTCCAGGgctcactcaaaaacacacacttagGCAGTACATCGCGTAGCAAAAATGGAGTACAGAGCACAGCACAGTCAAGCTAGGACGGGcaaaatattatttttcataataCACCAGGCATTGCAATTGGTATCAAAAGTACATGGAAGTACTGCTGAGAAAACTTCATGCAGTGATTtcaatactgaataaaaaaattataaatcataaaaataaatataacacttgGGACAAGATGCAAATCAAGCATGAGATACTCAAAAATAACTCACTAGAGTGGTTATACTGAAAAACACTCAATAAGTATTCAATGGAACACAATGACATACATTACCATACACTGGCTGGAGTATCAGCAGCAATGAAAACACATCAGACAGACATTTCATAATCAGATGCAGTAGTAGTCTCAGTCTGCGATGAAAATCCAGGCatgaacatacaaaaatataatgaaaatcacacataaacatgaaaaaaaaaaaaaaaatcaacagggaaaaaaaatcaacaggaaAATAATTTTAGGTAGtgttagaaaaataatactgaaaataaaataactagccAACAGCATGGGCAGatagaaaatgcaaagaaaacaatgaagtatAAGCAGAGAGCaatagaagaaagcaagaaacaaacaagaaacagaaaaatttcAAGGTCACTGAAGGAgacagtaaataaaataaacaatgcactaaaaaaataaaacactgttGCACTTGTAAATAACACTGTAGCActagcaaattaaagaaaatgcatcAAATAATTGAGCTTATGAGGCTGCAAgggtaatataataaaaaaaagcaggcCTAACACAGGAAAAACATATGCAGGCctacacacaggaaaaacataTGGTACTAGGCTACAAACACATTTAAAGCCGGTTCCTGAATCGGCAACAAACCAAAACGCGGCTGTATTTATGATAGCCAATCTGACCAAAAAGGTATAAAGAAAGTGGCAATTACTCAATGATTGCAAAAAAACAGGAAGCTTGGGAGACAATCACCAAGAAATTCAATGCAGTGCATCCCTTcgctgagaaaaaaaacttcactgCAGCTGAAGAGAGCCTGGGGATACCTCAGAAATAAGTAAGTAATTATAATATACTTTCTACACTAGTCATTAGGCACTCGTTAGCACATCAGAAGGCATTCACAGATGTATTTCACATTACTGAATGTGTACTAGAAACTAATCTAACAACCAAACAATAATCTAGCCAAACAAACCCGTATGAGTGCTCTGCCAGTAGAGGGAAACAATTAGTTGATGAAGGAACATCAGCTGTTGGTTAAGACTTAGCTTTTTAAACCTTGGCTCACAAAATAACTTGCTTAATGAAGAGCTCTTTTAAAAGCAAAGataccctaacctaacatgacatAGGAATATAGagaaagtgtatatatatatatatatatatatatatatatatatatatatatatatatatatatatatatatatatatatgcacacatttaagttttctttctttgatttctttcagGGTGAAGGTGGAATATGCAAGTTATACGAAGAAAAAGTTTGCAACTGGAGGTggtcctccaccttcaccacccaaATTAAGTCCTTTGTTGGAGGCAACGGCAAATCTGATTTCAGAGGAACTTGAATTGGCAGAGTTCCAGTATGACAGTTCCTGTCGTGATGTGCCTCTGCCAACAAATCCATTACCTGAGGCACCCAAATCACCGTCACCTCAGCCACCCAAATCACCGTCACCTCAGCCTTTACATCCATCGTCACCTTTACTGGTCTTGCATGAAGAAGATTATGGTAagcacattatatatatatatatatatatatatatatatatatatatatatatatatatatatatatatatatatatatatatatatatatatatatatccacactGTCTCCGACCACTCTACTTTCTtatattatccttttttttttggagagacAGGAGCACGGGGGTGAAAATGGTTCAGAGCACCCAAGGCTAAGGATGGCACTGCATCCTAAAGCTTGTATAAATTACACTagtttttaacttttatttccaAATAAGTAATTTATGAATTTTGTTTGATCTTTCAGAGTGGATAGAAGATGGCCCTCCCCCCCTGGAAGCagtgccactgccaccaccatctacAATGGGTAGCTGCAGTGCAGAACCAGCTATCCCAGGTCCTTCTAAGAAAGCAGACTGTGGGCAGCAAAAGACTATACCAAATACGTCTGccaatagaaagaggaaaagggtgcAAGAAAGAGATAATGTGTTTAACTCCATTAGAGAAGAAAACtcaaatttaaagaaaagatcCCTtcaaataatggaggaaaaacatGTTAAAGAACTGGAAGTTCTTGAGTGTTCAAAATATGTGCAACACTGTTAATCAGTTTTTTCAAAACTCGTCACTGACTATGATAAGATTTTCAaaaagtagacacacacacacacacacacacacacacacacacacacacacacacacacacacacacacacacacacacacacacacacacacacacacacacacacacacacacacacacacacacacacacacacacacacataatgattagcattaaaagtagatggttaagtttattcattcttacataGGTTAAGTTTATTTATCCTTACAAATTTTGTACTTTGCAATACTTACATTATACACCATAAGATcttatatataatttcattttccttacattttggaaacttatatatatttttatttaaacttagtgTTAATCCTAGCAAGCAagaactagaaaagaaaaagtattattACACTGGAGCCCAATCGGGTACACAGGGAAAAGTTCTTGAAACTGGCCCTCAAAACCATCTTTGAATTAATGATTCCCTAACTTGTGTGGCATCCAGTTCatgttcatcttcatcctccaatAAATCAACTACTTCCTGTGGCTCAATCTCAACATCTAACATGTCCACTCTTCTTGAAATAGCAATGTTATGCAAAATAGCACATGCCATCACAATTTTTTTGTATTGGGAAGTTTGGTTCGCAGGGGTATGCTTAAGCATGCAAATCTTCTTTTCAGTACACCGAATGCCTTCTCAATACAGTTCCGTGTTTGTATATGAGCTACATTATACCTCCTATGCTTTTCAGTTCTTGGAGCTAGGAGTGGAGTCAGTAAATATTCTCGACTCGGATACCCACTATCCCCTAACAAATATAAACCCCTGTAATCTCCTTGATCTAGAAGATGACAGATACGACAATTAGAAAATATTCTTGAGTCATGTACGCTGCCAGGCCAACTTGCAACAACATGCATAAATTTGAGTTCTGAATCACAAATACCTTGGACATTTAATGAGTAAAACCCCTTTCGACATCTATACATCTCAACGTTGTTCCCACCTGGACTCTGTATTGGAATATGTGTACAATCTATACACCCCAATACACCTGGCATACCAGCAATATCGTAGAACTTTGAGGCCATCTGACGTGCTTCTGGCTGTGGGAATTTGATGTAGTCTGGTGCCAGGAAAGCAATAAGTTGAACCACCTCTCCAACAGCCCTGCATGCTGATGATTTTGCAATATCCATGATGTCAGCTACTGTAAGAAGGAAACT is a window from the Portunus trituberculatus isolate SZX2019 unplaced genomic scaffold, ASM1759143v1 PGA_scaffold_272__1_contigs__length_80511, whole genome shotgun sequence genome containing:
- the LOC123500449 gene encoding cyclic AMP-dependent transcription factor ATF-5-like, which gives rise to MQCIPSLRKKTSLQLKRAWGYLRNKVKVEYASYTKKKFATGGGPPPSPPKLSPLLEATANLISEELELAEFQYDSSCRDVPLPTNPLPEAPKSPSPQPPKSPSPQPLHPSSPLLVLHEEDYEWIEDGPPPLEAVPLPPPSTMGSCSAEPAIPGPSKKADCGQQKTIPNTSANRKRKRVQERDNVFNSIREENSNLKKRSLQIMEEKHVKELEVLECSKYVQHC